The Paenibacillus macerans genome includes a window with the following:
- the thiH gene encoding 2-iminoacetate synthase ThiH has protein sequence MSFYNKLLSLEQFSFQERWPQYSAADIKRVLAKRRINEEDLLVLLSPASGKHLEEMAQMARQVTRSQFGHTVQLFTPMYVSDFCVNHCEYCSFSSIYDFPRRKLDMQEVEQEAAAIASTGIRHILLLTGESRKDSPVSYIKDCVKVLRGHFASLGIEVNPMSVTEYRELAEAGVDSLTVFQEVYHRGTYGKLHIKGPKRNFKNRIDAPERGCAAGFRSVNIGALLGLYDWRQEAFITALHADYLQQKYPDCEISLSIPRFRPFLGDFHPESEVSDRALVQIIAAYRLFLPRAGITLSSREPALLRDKLVHLGVTKMSAGVSTAVGGHTRTGGTPQFEISDGRSVPEIREMLYENGLQPVFKDWEILYKLN, from the coding sequence GTGAGTTTTTATAACAAACTATTGTCGTTGGAACAGTTTTCCTTTCAGGAGCGCTGGCCGCAATATTCCGCTGCGGATATTAAGCGGGTGCTGGCAAAGCGAAGAATAAATGAAGAGGATCTGCTCGTTTTGCTGTCCCCGGCGTCCGGAAAGCACCTGGAGGAGATGGCGCAGATGGCCCGGCAGGTGACCCGGAGCCAGTTCGGTCATACCGTACAGCTGTTTACCCCGATGTATGTGTCCGATTTCTGCGTGAATCACTGCGAATATTGCAGCTTTAGTTCTATCTACGATTTTCCGCGCAGGAAATTGGATATGCAAGAAGTCGAACAGGAAGCGGCCGCGATCGCCTCTACCGGCATCCGCCATATTTTGCTGCTAACCGGCGAATCGCGCAAAGACTCTCCGGTCAGCTATATTAAGGATTGCGTCAAGGTTTTGCGCGGGCATTTTGCTTCGCTCGGCATTGAAGTGAATCCGATGTCCGTCACCGAATACAGGGAGCTCGCCGAGGCGGGAGTTGACAGTTTAACCGTCTTTCAGGAGGTTTATCATCGGGGAACATACGGGAAGCTGCATATTAAAGGCCCCAAGCGTAATTTTAAAAACCGCATCGACGCGCCGGAGCGCGGCTGTGCAGCGGGATTTCGTTCCGTAAATATCGGCGCTCTGCTCGGCTTATATGATTGGCGGCAGGAGGCGTTTATTACGGCGCTGCATGCCGATTATCTTCAGCAGAAGTACCCCGACTGCGAGATCAGCTTGTCGATCCCGAGATTCCGCCCTTTTCTGGGAGACTTTCATCCGGAATCGGAAGTTTCGGACAGGGCGCTGGTGCAGATTATAGCGGCGTATCGGCTCTTTTTGCCCCGGGCCGGCATCACCTTGTCCAGCAGAGAACCCGCTCTATTGCGCGATAAACTTGTGCATCTCGGGGTGACCAAGATGTCGGCGGGCGTGTCCACGGCGGTTGGAGGCCACACCCGTACGGGAGGAACGCCGCAATTTGAAATCTCGGACGGACGCAGCGTGCCGGAGATTCGCGAGATGCTGTATGAAAACGGGCTGCAGCCGGTTTTTAAAGATTGGGAGATTCTATATAAGTTAAACTAA
- a CDS encoding thiazole synthase gives MEDVFHIGGKALSSRVFIGTGKYNRNTLIPEVIARSGAEVITVALRRVNPDWEEENLLHHIPPHMTLLPNTSGARSADEAIRIARLARAADMGHWIKLEVINDQRYLLPDNMETIRATEVLAAEGFAVFPYMNPDLTASFRLRDAGAVAVMPLGSPIGSNRGLRTKELIGMMIEEAGLPVIVDAGIGRPSEAAEAMEMGAAAVLLNTAIATARDPLGMAEAFRGAVAAGRQAYLAGLGPVQQEAVASSPLTGFLDEEERTSEFL, from the coding sequence ATGGAAGATGTATTTCACATTGGCGGCAAGGCGTTGTCCAGCCGAGTATTTATCGGAACCGGCAAATATAACCGCAACACGCTGATTCCCGAAGTGATCGCAAGGTCGGGAGCGGAAGTGATTACCGTAGCGTTAAGGCGGGTTAACCCGGACTGGGAGGAGGAAAATCTCCTTCACCATATCCCGCCGCATATGACGCTTTTGCCGAACACTTCCGGCGCCCGTAGCGCCGATGAGGCCATCCGGATCGCCCGGCTTGCCCGGGCGGCGGACATGGGCCATTGGATCAAATTAGAGGTGATTAATGATCAAAGATACCTGCTCCCGGACAATATGGAGACGATCAGAGCCACGGAAGTGCTGGCCGCCGAGGGATTCGCCGTGTTCCCGTATATGAACCCGGATCTGACGGCTTCCTTCCGGCTAAGGGATGCGGGAGCCGTGGCGGTCATGCCGCTGGGTTCCCCGATCGGCAGCAACCGGGGCCTGCGCACCAAAGAGCTGATCGGCATGATGATCGAAGAAGCGGGGCTGCCTGTCATCGTGGACGCCGGCATCGGCCGGCCTTCGGAAGCGGCGGAAGCGATGGAAATGGGAGCCGCTGCCGTCTTACTGAACACGGCGATCGCCACCGCGCGCGATCCGCTTGGCATGGCGGAAGCGTTCCGCGGTGCGGTAGCGGCGGGCAGACAGGCCTATCTGGCGGGATTGGGCCCGGTGCAGCAAGAAGCGGTTGCCTCCTCCCCATTAACCGGTTTCCTGGACGAAGAGGAGCGGACAAGTGAGTTTTTATAA
- the thiS gene encoding sulfur carrier protein ThiS, with product MLQVHLNGKDTLLKEDCVTVDDLLADSPWNKEKILIELNGTVVRKEAYANTRLAEGDRIELVHFVGGG from the coding sequence ATGTTGCAGGTACATCTAAATGGCAAAGACACCCTGCTGAAAGAAGATTGCGTTACGGTGGACGATTTATTGGCTGACAGCCCGTGGAATAAGGAAAAAATTTTGATTGAGCTGAACGGGACGGTTGTCCGAAAAGAGGCGTATGCCAATACCCGGCTGGCCGAGGGTGATCGCATCGAGCTTGTACATTTTGTAGGAGGAGGCTGA
- a CDS encoding thiamine phosphate synthase, which yields MMNRHPAYAAPELHLISAEGIKSHELLSVAAAVLPYVDYIHLRDKQLSAKKQFELVKLLRQAGVPLEKIVINDRLDVALAAGAANIQLAGHSLPAASVRSLAQGMRIGCSVHSAEEAAQAASEGADYCLFGHVYDSSSKPGLPGRGLNMLAEVCARCPVPVIAIGGIRPDNAGDVIRNGAQGIAVLSGLHSAADPAAHAKSYRDAIHAAWP from the coding sequence ATGATGAACCGTCACCCAGCTTATGCTGCGCCTGAACTTCATCTTATATCGGCCGAGGGAATCAAGAGCCATGAGCTGCTGAGCGTTGCGGCGGCTGTTCTTCCTTATGTCGATTACATTCATTTGCGCGATAAGCAGCTTTCGGCCAAAAAGCAGTTCGAGCTGGTGAAGCTGCTGCGCCAAGCGGGAGTACCGCTGGAAAAAATCGTCATCAACGACCGGCTGGATGTTGCGCTGGCCGCGGGAGCGGCAAATATTCAACTGGCGGGCCACAGTCTTCCGGCAGCTTCCGTACGCTCTCTTGCCCAAGGAATGCGAATCGGATGTTCCGTGCATTCTGCCGAAGAAGCAGCTCAGGCCGCGAGTGAGGGAGCGGATTACTGTCTTTTTGGCCATGTCTATGATTCATCCAGCAAACCCGGCCTTCCCGGGCGCGGGCTTAACATGCTGGCCGAGGTCTGCGCTCGCTGCCCGGTTCCGGTCATTGCCATCGGAGGAATACGGCCGGATAATGCGGGGGATGTCATCCGAAACGGTGCACAAGGCATTGCCGTCCTGTCCGGCCTCCACTCTGCCGCGGACCCAGCGGCGCACGCCAAATCCTATCGTGACGCCATCCATGCCGCGTGGCCCTGA
- a CDS encoding DUF4038 domain-containing protein, whose amino-acid sequence MIKLGISANKRYFVHEDTPFFYLADTVWSAFTNITLEEWAYYLDYRKQQGFNVLQMNLLRQWDASGSELKYEPFASDADGSYNFFEFNESYFDRAETMVQMAVDRGFVPALVLLWCNYIPDTWAAKLREEKKMPLEAVESYVRYAANRFSKYYPIYVISGDTDFPSERANQYYLTALRTVKQHSPQCLTTLHIQGRLAMLPDEFSGNPDLDFYMYQSGHNSQFQATAYTLAQEFYNKPATRPVINSEPCYEQMGYSRRVYGRFTRTDVRKAAWQSLLSGAAAGVTYGAHGIWSWHEKGRRFGVTGEGFDSPYDWRSALKFEGAWDYGFAKRLFELYGLADLRPWNIVLKNTEEIRAAATAGFGKMAVYVPVNTVLKLDADLGGYEFTLIDLEHRRFAVPQVTVRENITIIEMHEFEADVLLIGSKK is encoded by the coding sequence ATGATCAAACTTGGAATATCCGCAAACAAACGTTATTTCGTGCATGAGGACACGCCTTTTTTCTATTTGGCCGATACCGTCTGGAGCGCATTTACCAACATTACCCTGGAGGAATGGGCCTACTATCTGGATTACCGCAAGCAGCAAGGCTTTAATGTGCTGCAGATGAATTTGCTGCGGCAATGGGATGCCAGCGGCAGTGAGCTAAAGTATGAGCCTTTCGCCAGCGATGCGGACGGGAGTTACAATTTTTTCGAATTCAACGAATCCTATTTCGACAGGGCGGAAACGATGGTGCAAATGGCGGTAGACAGAGGTTTTGTCCCCGCGCTTGTCCTGTTATGGTGCAATTATATCCCGGACACCTGGGCTGCCAAGCTGCGGGAAGAGAAGAAAATGCCGCTGGAAGCGGTAGAGTCCTACGTCCGCTATGCGGCCAACCGGTTTTCTAAATATTACCCGATCTATGTGATCAGCGGAGATACCGACTTTCCTTCCGAACGCGCCAACCAATATTACTTGACCGCGCTGCGCACCGTGAAGCAGCATAGTCCGCAGTGTTTGACCACGCTGCATATTCAAGGCAGACTGGCGATGTTGCCCGATGAATTTTCCGGCAATCCCGATCTCGATTTCTATATGTACCAGTCCGGCCACAATTCGCAATTTCAAGCAACGGCGTATACGTTGGCCCAGGAATTTTACAATAAGCCTGCGACCCGGCCGGTCATCAATTCCGAACCCTGCTATGAACAGATGGGCTACAGCCGCCGGGTTTACGGCCGCTTTACCCGGACCGATGTCCGCAAAGCCGCCTGGCAAAGCCTGCTTTCCGGGGCCGCAGCGGGTGTGACTTACGGGGCGCACGGGATCTGGAGCTGGCATGAAAAAGGCCGGCGCTTCGGCGTGACCGGCGAAGGCTTCGACAGCCCTTACGATTGGCGGTCCGCGCTAAAATTTGAAGGAGCCTGGGATTACGGGTTTGCCAAACGGCTGTTTGAGCTATACGGCTTGGCCGATCTGCGCCCCTGGAATATTGTGCTGAAGAACACGGAAGAAATCCGCGCGGCCGCCACCGCCGGCTTCGGCAAGATGGCCGTTTATGTGCCGGTCAACACCGTGCTGAAGCTGGATGCCGACCTCGGCGGCTACGAATTTACGCTTATCGACCTGGAGCACCGGCGATTCGCGGTCCCTCAGGTTACCGTCCGCGAGAACATCACGATCATTGAAATGCACGAATTCGAAGCGGATGTTTTGTTGATCGGCAGCAAAAAATGA
- a CDS encoding PTS sugar transporter subunit IIC, whose translation MNNQPKFSHKLQRAAGKIQQNRYMSAISNGLMSTLPFLIIGAFATLFSALAWEPYQNFIAPVKGIIGLASTMTTGIIALYAVFFIAYRLAQAFDKDPLLPAATALLSFLIVTPVQTFDTVRALPLQWLGAQGLFVAMIVGLLAARLYIWIVDRNWTLKMPDSVPPTVVKTFSGLIPAILVALVFVVVAGLFMQTSFGTVHEFIYTYLQVPLEGLGGSLGALIIAVLIMQALWMFGIHGAIVILAIVKPIWMSLDLANLEAFQAGAPLPNIIGVAFWSIFCNYAPMLGFALLLVFMAKSKQLRTIGKLGLPGTFFSIHEPLIFGIPVVLNPILAIPFVAAPLVCAVLGYAATTVGLLPAPIGIYPPFGTPIVALGFIEGSWKLAAAQLVLVPICMLIYYPFFRALDKQLLNKERAAEEKNKQEGSDVATVSPVSL comes from the coding sequence ATGAACAATCAACCAAAGTTCTCGCACAAACTGCAAAGAGCGGCCGGGAAAATTCAGCAAAACCGTTACATGAGCGCCATTTCCAACGGGCTGATGTCCACCCTTCCCTTCTTGATCATCGGCGCCTTCGCCACGCTTTTCTCCGCGCTGGCGTGGGAGCCTTATCAGAACTTCATCGCCCCGGTGAAGGGCATTATCGGTCTGGCCTCGACGATGACCACCGGGATTATCGCATTATATGCGGTGTTCTTCATCGCCTACAGGCTGGCTCAAGCTTTCGACAAAGACCCGCTGCTTCCCGCGGCTACCGCCTTGCTCTCATTTTTAATCGTCACCCCCGTACAGACTTTTGATACGGTGCGGGCGTTGCCGCTGCAATGGCTGGGGGCGCAAGGATTATTCGTCGCCATGATCGTCGGCCTGCTCGCCGCGCGCCTGTATATCTGGATCGTCGACCGCAATTGGACGCTTAAAATGCCGGACAGTGTTCCGCCAACCGTGGTTAAAACCTTTTCCGGACTGATTCCCGCCATTCTGGTGGCTCTGGTGTTCGTCGTTGTGGCCGGGCTGTTCATGCAAACGTCTTTCGGCACGGTCCATGAATTTATTTACACGTATTTGCAGGTACCGCTGGAAGGACTCGGCGGATCGCTTGGAGCCTTGATTATCGCCGTGCTGATTATGCAGGCGCTGTGGATGTTCGGCATTCATGGGGCCATCGTTATCCTGGCGATCGTGAAGCCGATTTGGATGAGCCTGGACTTGGCCAATCTCGAAGCGTTTCAAGCCGGAGCTCCGCTGCCGAACATTATCGGCGTCGCTTTCTGGTCCATCTTCTGCAACTATGCGCCGATGCTGGGGTTTGCCCTGCTGCTGGTGTTTATGGCCAAAAGCAAGCAGCTGCGCACCATCGGCAAGCTGGGCCTTCCGGGAACCTTTTTCTCGATTCACGAACCGCTGATCTTCGGGATTCCGGTCGTATTGAATCCTATATTGGCCATTCCGTTTGTGGCGGCTCCGCTTGTGTGCGCGGTGCTTGGATACGCGGCGACTACGGTCGGCCTGTTGCCGGCGCCGATTGGAATTTATCCGCCGTTTGGCACACCTATTGTTGCGCTTGGTTTTATTGAGGGCAGCTGGAAATTGGCCGCAGCGCAGCTGGTGCTGGTTCCGATTTGCATGCTGATTTACTATCCGTTCTTCCGGGCGCTGGACAAACAGCTCTTGAATAAAGAACGCGCAGCCGAGGAAAAAAATAAGCAAGAAGGGTCCGACGTAGCCACAGTAAGTCCGGTTTCCCTATAA
- a CDS encoding PTS sugar transporter subunit IIB, which yields MKQITLVCAAGMSTSMLVQKMKKAAEAQNLEVEIRATSESSFKEYADKTDVLLIGPQVGYLEGDFKAKYEPQGIKVSVINTMDYGMMNGEKVLADALAL from the coding sequence ATGAAACAAATTACATTGGTTTGCGCAGCGGGAATGTCGACGAGCATGCTTGTGCAGAAGATGAAAAAGGCCGCAGAGGCGCAAAACCTGGAGGTCGAAATCAGAGCCACTTCCGAAAGTTCCTTTAAAGAGTACGCGGACAAGACGGATGTCCTGCTCATCGGACCGCAGGTCGGTTATCTGGAAGGCGATTTCAAAGCAAAATATGAACCCCAAGGCATCAAAGTAAGCGTTATTAATACGATGGACTACGGGATGATGAACGGGGAAAAAGTGCTTGCCGACGCTTTGGCCCTTTGA
- a CDS encoding PTS lactose/cellobiose transporter subunit IIA yields MDEYQEIIMEIITNAGVAKSKAMEAIRLAQRGQAEQAAECLNEGKAELVKAHKAQTRLIQSEADGTSHEVTLLMVHAQDHLMSAITIRDLAEHIVDLYNKLDRR; encoded by the coding sequence GTGGATGAGTACCAGGAAATCATTATGGAGATCATTACAAACGCAGGCGTCGCCAAGAGCAAGGCGATGGAAGCCATCCGTCTGGCCCAACGGGGTCAAGCGGAGCAAGCCGCGGAATGTCTGAATGAAGGCAAAGCCGAACTGGTCAAAGCGCATAAGGCGCAAACCCGTTTGATCCAATCGGAAGCGGACGGGACCTCCCATGAGGTCACGCTGCTGATGGTACATGCGCAGGATCATCTGATGTCGGCGATCACGATCCGGGACTTGGCCGAACATATCGTGGACCTTTACAACAAACTGGACCGCCGATGA
- a CDS encoding BglG family transcription antiterminator, producing MNARMVSILQHLLVSDAPVKSEYLAKLIQVSSRTIRSDIRELDDFLNKHGAAIEPVRSRGYALKIADNRAFRDLLQQLFIVNEPNDPASPEYRQMHIIRRLLIADHFLKLEDLAEELFVSRSTLNNDFKEVKRTLKNYGISIDARPNYGIRLKGDEMRLRFCMSEFIINRSSGEQIGGLDNAPRILAPGEMTLIRGIVLEQIQKFGVTLSDVAFSNLVVHIAIACKRIRDGNQVTMPSAEIADIRSSGEYRAAEQIVALIGEALDIVFPETEVAYISLHLAGNKWLTGIKDQQTENITPDKLLDAQIYELGKSILAEIDRDLNLNLGHDSELLMGVCLHLKPALNRVKYGMNIRNPLLDHVKTNYPLAFQAGVIAAKFIESKLNIAIPEAEMGFLAIHVGAALERKRISCGPKRCLVVCTSGVGSARLLQYKLQNTFGARLEVAGTTPYYKLSQFPLQAVDFVVSTVPIPQTLPVPVVVVQTLLGTGDMDKIEALLNGAEEHPLHYIREDLVFLKQSFASKEEVISFLGRRIHAAGLIASAEGFIGLVLEREHAAPTAYGNLVAIPHPIIPQSDGTVWAVCTLKQPIAWGGKPVQFICLLSIDKNGEEPPTAMYDHLMRIVDDPEIVQQMLACDAYDEFARVLMRHNS from the coding sequence ATGAATGCACGCATGGTTTCCATTCTCCAGCATTTGCTGGTTTCCGACGCTCCTGTCAAAAGCGAGTATCTTGCCAAATTGATTCAAGTCAGTTCACGAACGATTCGCAGCGATATTCGGGAGCTGGATGATTTTTTGAACAAGCACGGGGCAGCCATTGAGCCTGTTCGGTCAAGGGGATACGCGCTTAAAATAGCGGATAACCGCGCTTTCCGCGATCTGCTGCAGCAGTTGTTCATCGTAAACGAACCCAATGATCCCGCCTCCCCCGAATATCGTCAAATGCATATCATCAGGCGGCTCCTGATTGCGGATCATTTTTTAAAGCTGGAGGATTTGGCCGAAGAACTGTTTGTAAGCCGCTCCACCCTGAATAATGATTTTAAAGAGGTCAAGCGAACACTTAAGAATTACGGAATCTCGATCGATGCACGCCCCAATTACGGCATCAGACTCAAAGGCGATGAAATGCGTCTGCGCTTTTGCATGTCCGAATTTATCATCAACCGTTCAAGCGGCGAGCAAATCGGCGGATTGGACAACGCGCCGCGCATACTCGCGCCCGGAGAGATGACCCTGATCCGCGGAATCGTTCTGGAACAGATTCAAAAGTTTGGCGTAACCCTTTCCGATGTGGCCTTCAGCAACTTGGTCGTTCATATAGCGATCGCCTGTAAGCGAATCCGCGACGGCAACCAGGTAACCATGCCTTCGGCGGAAATCGCGGATATCCGCAGCAGCGGGGAATATAGGGCCGCTGAGCAAATCGTGGCGCTAATCGGGGAAGCATTGGATATCGTTTTTCCGGAAACCGAAGTCGCCTATATCTCCCTGCATCTGGCCGGAAATAAATGGCTTACGGGGATCAAAGATCAGCAAACCGAGAATATAACGCCGGACAAGCTGCTGGATGCGCAAATCTATGAACTGGGAAAAAGCATTCTGGCCGAAATCGACCGGGACTTGAATTTAAACCTCGGCCATGATTCCGAGCTGCTGATGGGCGTTTGCCTGCATCTGAAACCGGCGCTGAATCGGGTGAAATACGGGATGAACATTCGCAATCCGCTGCTGGACCATGTGAAAACCAACTATCCGCTAGCCTTTCAAGCCGGAGTCATCGCCGCCAAATTCATTGAAAGCAAACTGAATATTGCGATTCCGGAAGCGGAGATGGGATTTTTAGCGATTCACGTCGGCGCCGCCCTGGAACGCAAACGAATAAGCTGCGGACCCAAGCGCTGCCTTGTAGTCTGCACTTCCGGGGTTGGCAGCGCGCGCCTGCTTCAATATAAATTGCAAAACACGTTTGGGGCCCGGCTTGAAGTGGCGGGAACGACCCCATACTACAAGCTTTCGCAGTTTCCGCTGCAAGCAGTCGATTTCGTCGTCAGCACGGTGCCTATTCCGCAGACGCTGCCGGTTCCGGTCGTCGTGGTTCAAACCTTGCTCGGTACAGGCGATATGGATAAAATAGAAGCCCTGCTAAACGGCGCAGAAGAGCACCCTCTTCACTATATTCGGGAAGACCTTGTCTTTCTGAAACAAAGCTTCGCGAGCAAGGAGGAAGTTATTTCGTTTCTGGGAAGACGCATCCATGCGGCCGGCTTGATCGCTTCCGCCGAGGGCTTCATCGGACTGGTCCTGGAGCGCGAACATGCCGCGCCCACCGCTTATGGAAATTTAGTGGCCATCCCCCATCCGATCATTCCGCAAAGCGACGGCACCGTATGGGCGGTTTGCACCCTGAAGCAACCCATTGCCTGGGGCGGCAAGCCCGTGCAGTTCATCTGCTTGCTCAGCATAGACAAGAACGGCGAGGAACCCCCGACGGCCATGTACGACCATTTGATGAGGATCGTGGATGATCCGGAAATCGTCCAGCAGATGCTGGCTTGCGATGCCTATGATGAATTCGCCCGAGTCCTTATGAGACATAACAGCTGA
- a CDS encoding FUSC family protein has protein sequence MKWVIGLRNVKTGIAIFICLIVSKLLHLEYPFYAAIATIISMENSVTNSFKAGKHRTMGTFIGAIVGAGFAFLEPRNAFYCAIGVMVVIYICNLLKWNKSVSIACIVFLAIMLNLKTGENPLAYGFHRITDTLIGIAVAVIVNYVVFPPRHEVSLNKARKELAKRMAEMFEQMAEHGEEPDLKSLRSQLSSLENYYQLCKYEFHLKKDLSATMDQIGEEIESYRRIYEHFIILRRLIDEHRLKLEPDGRVESDAAERSRTGEAENGMEAGAAPAVVYDYHMKWIYDEMQKLGLPVPLKELIRWAGGLSES, from the coding sequence TTGAAATGGGTCATTGGATTGCGCAATGTGAAGACGGGGATTGCGATCTTCATCTGTTTAATCGTGTCCAAGCTTCTGCACTTGGAGTATCCTTTTTACGCGGCGATCGCGACCATTATTTCGATGGAAAATTCGGTGACCAATTCGTTTAAAGCGGGCAAACACCGCACGATGGGGACGTTTATCGGCGCGATCGTCGGCGCCGGCTTCGCTTTTCTCGAGCCGCGGAACGCGTTTTACTGCGCCATCGGGGTCATGGTGGTGATCTACATTTGCAATCTGCTGAAATGGAACAAGTCGGTTTCGATCGCGTGCATCGTATTTCTGGCCATTATGCTTAATCTAAAAACGGGCGAAAATCCGCTTGCTTACGGGTTTCACCGGATTACGGACACGCTGATCGGGATCGCCGTCGCGGTCATCGTCAATTACGTCGTGTTTCCGCCCAGGCATGAAGTCAGCCTGAACAAAGCGCGCAAAGAGCTGGCCAAACGGATGGCCGAAATGTTCGAGCAGATGGCCGAGCACGGAGAAGAACCCGACTTAAAAAGCCTTCGTTCCCAGCTCAGCAGCCTGGAGAATTATTATCAGCTGTGCAAATACGAGTTCCATCTCAAAAAAGATCTCAGCGCCACGATGGACCAGATCGGCGAGGAGATCGAGTCGTACCGGCGTATTTACGAGCATTTTATCATTTTGCGGCGGCTGATTGACGAGCATCGCTTGAAGCTGGAGCCGGATGGCCGCGTTGAATCCGATGCGGCGGAACGAAGCCGAACCGGGGAGGCAGAAAACGGAATGGAAGCCGGCGCGGCCCCGGCGGTCGTGTACGATTATCACATGAAATGGATTTACGATGAAATGCAGAAGCTCGGACTGCCCGTTCCGCTTAAAGAGCTGATTCGGTGGGCGGGCGGCCTTAGCGAAAGCTAG